One segment of Marvinbryantia formatexigens DSM 14469 DNA contains the following:
- the groL gene encoding chaperonin GroEL (60 kDa chaperone family; promotes refolding of misfolded polypeptides especially under stressful conditions; forms two stacked rings of heptamers to form a barrel-shaped 14mer; ends can be capped by GroES; misfolded proteins enter the barrel where they are refolded when GroES binds) has translation MAKEIKYGSEARAALEAGVDKLANTVKVTLGPKGRNVVLDKQYGTPLITNDGVTIAKEIELEDAFENMGAQLVKEVATKTNDVAGDGTTTATVLAQAMIQEGMKNLAAGANPIVLRKGMKKATDTAVEAIASMSSKVTGKHQMARVAAISAGDEEVGNMVADAMEKVSNDGVITIEESKTMKTELDLVEGMQFDRGYISAYMATDMEKMEAVLEDPYILITDKKISVIQDILPLLEQIVQSGRKLLIIAEDVEGEALTTLIVNKLRGTFGVVAVKAPGYGDRRKDMLKDIAILTGGQVISEELGLELKDTTIDMLGRAKSVKVAKENTVIVDGEGNRDEIKARVAQIKAQIEETTSEFDKEKLQERLAKLAGGVAVIRVGAATETEMKEAKLRMEDALNATRAAVEEGIVAGGGSAYIHAAKEVEKLVENLEGDEKTGARVILKALSAPLYQIAENAGLEGSVIVNKVMETEKGYGFDAYKEEYVDMIEAGILDPAKVTRSALQNATSVAATFLTTESCVANIKEPEPAMQGGGMNQGMM, from the coding sequence ATGGCAAAGGAAATCAAATATGGTTCAGAGGCAAGAGCAGCACTTGAGGCCGGCGTAGATAAGCTGGCAAATACGGTCAAGGTAACACTTGGACCGAAAGGAAGAAACGTCGTACTTGACAAGCAGTACGGCACCCCGCTCATCACAAACGACGGTGTTACCATCGCAAAGGAAATCGAGCTGGAGGATGCGTTTGAAAATATGGGCGCACAGCTTGTAAAAGAGGTTGCTACCAAGACAAACGACGTAGCCGGTGACGGTACGACAACAGCAACCGTTCTTGCACAGGCAATGATCCAGGAAGGTATGAAGAACCTGGCGGCAGGCGCAAACCCGATCGTTCTCAGAAAAGGTATGAAGAAGGCAACCGATACTGCGGTAGAAGCTATCGCATCCATGAGCAGCAAGGTTACCGGCAAGCATCAGATGGCGAGAGTTGCAGCTATCTCCGCCGGTGATGAGGAAGTTGGAAATATGGTTGCGGATGCTATGGAAAAGGTTTCCAATGACGGCGTTATCACCATCGAGGAATCCAAGACCATGAAGACGGAGCTTGACCTGGTAGAAGGTATGCAGTTTGACAGAGGTTATATCTCCGCATACATGGCAACCGACATGGAGAAGATGGAAGCAGTGCTGGAAGATCCGTACATCCTGATTACCGATAAGAAGATTTCCGTGATCCAGGATATCCTGCCGCTTCTGGAGCAGATCGTGCAGTCCGGCAGAAAGCTGCTGATCATTGCAGAGGATGTAGAGGGCGAAGCGCTCACCACGCTGATTGTCAACAAGCTGAGAGGAACCTTCGGCGTAGTTGCTGTAAAGGCACCGGGCTATGGCGACAGAAGAAAAGATATGCTGAAGGATATCGCAATCCTTACCGGCGGACAGGTAATCTCCGAGGAGCTCGGTCTGGAGCTGAAGGATACCACTATCGATATGCTCGGACGTGCAAAATCGGTTAAGGTTGCAAAAGAGAATACTGTTATCGTGGACGGCGAGGGCAATCGTGATGAGATCAAGGCAAGAGTTGCACAGATCAAAGCACAGATTGAGGAGACAACCTCCGAGTTCGATAAAGAGAAACTGCAGGAGCGTCTTGCGAAGCTGGCAGGCGGCGTAGCGGTAATCCGTGTCGGCGCAGCTACTGAGACAGAAATGAAGGAAGCAAAGCTCCGTATGGAGGATGCTCTGAATGCAACAAGAGCAGCCGTAGAAGAAGGTATCGTAGCAGGCGGCGGTTCTGCATATATCCATGCGGCGAAAGAAGTAGAAAAGCTGGTTGAAAATCTGGAAGGCGACGAGAAGACCGGTGCAAGAGTAATTCTGAAGGCACTGAGTGCTCCGCTGTACCAGATTGCAGAAAATGCAGGACTTGAAGGTTCTGTAATCGTAAACAAGGTTATGGAAACCGAAAAGGGCTACGGCTTCGATGCATACAAAGAAGAATACGTAGATATGATTGAGGCGGGCATCCTTGACCCGGCGAAGGTAACAAGAAGCGCGCTGCAGAATGCAACCAGCGTAGCCGCTACCTTCCTCACCACAGAATCCTGCGTCGCAAACATCAAAGAACCGGAACCGGCAATGCAGGGCGGTGGAATGAACCAGGGAATGATGTAA
- a CDS encoding co-chaperone GroES, giving the protein MKLVPLGDRVVLKQFEAEETTKSGIILAAKSQEKPQQAEVIAVGPGGVVDGKEVEMQVKVGDKVIYSKYAGNEVKLDDEEYIIVKQNDILAIVE; this is encoded by the coding sequence ATGAAGTTAGTACCATTGGGTGACAGAGTTGTATTAAAGCAGTTTGAAGCAGAAGAGACCACAAAATCCGGAATTATCCTGGCAGCAAAATCGCAGGAGAAGCCGCAGCAGGCAGAGGTTATCGCAGTAGGACCGGGCGGTGTTGTAGATGGCAAGGAAGTTGAAATGCAGGTTAAGGTTGGAGATAAAGTTATTTATTCCAAATATGCCGGTAACGAAGTGAAGCTGGACGACGAGGAATACATCATTGTAAAACAGAATGATATTCTGGCAATAGTAGAATAA
- the codY gene encoding GTP-sensing pleiotropic transcriptional regulator CodY, translating to MSVQLLDKTRKINKLLHNNNSSKVVFNDICQVLTDILDSNILVISRKGKVLGVSLSDQVEEIHELIADKVGGFIDPLLNERLLAVLSTKENVNLETLGFVDGDVGKYQAIINPIDIAGERLGTVFMYKCDSQYTIDDIILSEYGTTVVGLEMMRSVNEENAEENRKIQIVKSAISTLSYSELEAIIHIFDELNGNEGILVASKVADRVGITRSVIVNALRKFESAGVIESRSSGMKGTYIKVVNDVVFDELEEIKASRKKF from the coding sequence ATGAGTGTACAATTATTGGACAAGACACGAAAAATCAACAAGCTTTTGCACAACAACAACTCCAGTAAAGTCGTTTTCAACGATATCTGCCAGGTTCTGACGGATATCCTGGATTCAAATATTCTGGTTATCAGCCGTAAGGGCAAGGTTCTCGGCGTCAGTCTGAGCGACCAGGTAGAGGAAATCCACGAGCTGATCGCGGATAAGGTGGGCGGTTTTATAGACCCGCTGCTGAACGAGCGCCTGCTGGCGGTTCTGTCTACGAAGGAGAACGTAAATCTGGAAACGCTGGGCTTTGTGGACGGGGATGTCGGAAAATACCAGGCAATTATCAATCCGATTGACATTGCGGGAGAGCGTCTCGGAACGGTTTTCATGTATAAATGCGACAGCCAGTATACGATTGACGATATTATTTTAAGCGAATACGGCACGACGGTGGTCGGGCTGGAAATGATGCGCTCTGTAAATGAAGAAAATGCGGAGGAAAACCGGAAAATCCAGATTGTGAAATCTGCAATCAGCACCTTATCCTATTCGGAGCTGGAAGCTATCATCCATATTTTTGACGAGCTGAACGGGAACGAGGGCATTCTTGTGGCGAGCAAGGTGGCGGACCGCGTGGGAATTACGCGTTCCGTGATCGTCAATGCGCTGCGCAAGTTTGAGAGCGCCGGCGTGATTGAGTCGCGTTCCTCCGGCATGAAGGGCACCTACATCAAGGTAGTAAACGACGTTGTATTCGATGAGCTGGAGGAAATCAAGGCAAGCCGGAAGAAATTCTGA
- the topA gene encoding type I DNA topoisomerase, whose protein sequence is MAKNLVIVESPTKVKTIKKFLGSNYEVAASNGHVRDLPKSQLGIDVEHGYEPKYITIRGKGELLASLRKEVKKADKVYLATDPDREGEAISWHLAHALKLDESKMRRITFNEITKNAVKTSLKNPRQIDMNLVDAQQARRMLDRMVGYEISPLLWAKVKRGLSAGRVQSAVLRLIADRDEEINAFVPEEYWTLNAVLEVPGSKKPLEAAFYGTEKKKMTIRSRDELDAVLKEIEQEEFHVAEIKTGERVRRAPLPFTTSTLQQEASKVLSFSTQKTMRIAQQLYEGVDIKGNGTVGLITYLRTDSVRIADEADAAAKEYIAEQYGSDYVSAGSQAKASGKKIQDAHEAIRPSDIGRTPTLIKESLSRDQFRLYQLIWRRFAASRMASARYETISAKIAAGQYYFTASASRLAFEGFMAVYTQDSEEDEKSQSVLAKITKETLLVKKELQEKQHFTQPPAHYTEAALVKTLEELGIGRPSTYAPTITTLLTRRYVIKENKNLYMTELGEVVNQMMKKAFPSIVDVNFTANMESLLDKVEEGVVNWKTVVSNFYPDLKEAVEKAEKELESVKIADEETDVICEQCGRSMVIKYGPHGKFLACPGFPECRNTKPYLEKIGVPCPKCGGELVVRKTKKGRRYYGCENNPECDYMTWQKPKPEQEEEEKQEKK, encoded by the coding sequence ATGGCGAAAAACCTGGTAATTGTGGAGTCTCCCACAAAAGTCAAGACGATAAAGAAATTTCTCGGTTCGAATTATGAGGTGGCGGCATCCAACGGGCATGTGCGGGATCTGCCCAAAAGCCAGCTCGGTATTGACGTGGAGCACGGCTATGAGCCGAAATACATCACTATCCGCGGAAAGGGGGAGCTGCTTGCGTCGCTGCGCAAGGAAGTGAAAAAGGCGGATAAGGTCTATCTCGCAACCGACCCCGACCGTGAGGGAGAAGCGATAAGCTGGCACCTCGCACATGCGCTGAAGCTGGATGAAAGCAAGATGCGCAGAATTACGTTTAATGAGATTACCAAGAATGCGGTGAAGACCTCGCTGAAAAATCCGCGGCAGATCGATATGAATCTGGTCGACGCACAGCAGGCGAGACGTATGCTGGACCGTATGGTGGGCTACGAGATCAGCCCGCTTCTCTGGGCAAAGGTAAAGCGGGGCTTAAGCGCCGGAAGAGTGCAGTCGGCGGTGCTCCGTCTGATTGCGGACCGTGATGAGGAAATCAATGCGTTTGTGCCGGAGGAATACTGGACACTGAATGCGGTTCTGGAGGTACCGGGCTCGAAAAAGCCGCTGGAGGCAGCTTTTTACGGGACGGAGAAGAAGAAAATGACCATCCGCTCCCGTGATGAGCTGGATGCGGTATTGAAGGAAATAGAGCAGGAGGAGTTCCATGTTGCGGAAATCAAAACGGGAGAGCGCGTCCGCAGGGCGCCGCTGCCGTTCACGACCAGCACGCTGCAGCAGGAAGCTTCCAAGGTGCTGAGTTTTTCCACACAGAAAACGATGCGTATCGCGCAGCAGCTTTATGAGGGAGTCGATATTAAGGGAAACGGTACCGTCGGTCTGATTACGTATCTGCGTACAGATTCGGTACGTATTGCGGATGAGGCTGACGCGGCGGCAAAGGAATATATTGCAGAGCAGTACGGAAGCGATTATGTGTCCGCGGGAAGCCAGGCGAAGGCGTCCGGCAAAAAAATCCAGGATGCGCACGAGGCAATCCGTCCGAGTGATATCGGGCGGACACCGACGCTGATTAAAGAGTCGTTATCCAGGGACCAGTTCCGTCTCTACCAGCTTATCTGGAGAAGATTTGCGGCGAGCAGGATGGCAAGCGCCCGTTACGAGACGATCTCGGCAAAGATTGCCGCCGGACAGTATTATTTCACGGCATCGGCTTCCCGTCTGGCGTTTGAGGGCTTTATGGCGGTTTATACGCAGGACTCGGAGGAGGACGAGAAGAGCCAGTCCGTGCTTGCAAAAATCACAAAAGAGACGCTGCTTGTGAAAAAAGAGCTGCAGGAGAAGCAGCATTTCACGCAGCCGCCCGCCCACTATACGGAGGCGGCGCTTGTAAAGACGCTGGAGGAGCTTGGCATCGGGCGTCCGAGCACGTATGCCCCGACCATCACGACGCTGCTTACACGCCGGTATGTGATTAAGGAAAACAAAAATCTGTATATGACGGAGCTGGGCGAGGTAGTCAACCAGATGATGAAAAAGGCATTCCCCAGTATCGTGGATGTAAACTTTACGGCGAACATGGAGTCGCTCCTCGATAAGGTGGAGGAGGGCGTTGTAAACTGGAAGACAGTTGTCAGCAATTTTTACCCGGACCTCAAAGAGGCTGTAGAAAAAGCGGAAAAAGAGCTGGAAAGCGTCAAAATCGCGGATGAGGAGACTGACGTCATCTGCGAGCAGTGTGGGCGCAGTATGGTGATTAAATACGGTCCGCACGGGAAATTTCTGGCATGTCCCGGTTTCCCGGAATGCCGCAATACCAAGCCGTATCTGGAAAAAATCGGCGTGCCCTGCCCGAAATGCGGCGGGGAGCTTGTGGTGCGCAAAACCAAGAAGGGCAGACGCTATTACGGCTGTGAGAATAATCCGGAGTGCGACTACATGACGTGGCAGAAACCGAAGCCGGAGCAGGAAGAAGAGGAAAAACAGGAAAAAAAGTAA